One Algoriphagus sp. Y33 genomic window, TCCTACACCCTGCATCCGGCATCCAACCCCCTTAACCCTTAACCTCCAATCTCTCTGTGTATCTCTCATTCCCTCCGTGTCTCTCTGTGCCCCTTAACCTTTAAACTTTTAACCCTTTAACCTTTAACTATTATCCTACACCCTGCATCCGGCATCCAACCCCCTTAACCTCCAATCTCTCTGTGTATCTCTCATTCCCTCCGTGTCTCTCTGTGCCCCTTAACCTTTAAACTTTTAACCCTTTAACCTTTAACTATTATCCTACACTCTGCATCCAACCTCCAACTCCCCTTAATCCTTAGTTCTCTAATCTATCCTATAAAAATTATCCCTTCGATTGGCATCTGGTCTGGTCCCCCATGGATCGATTCCAATCCATCTTGGCTTCACTTTGGAAACAACAGTCAACTCGCCATCACCGGAGTGCAAAGTATATAGCCGGGAGGCTATGATTTCGGAACCGGAAGTGATTTCTTGAGGATGGGCAGAAAGTAACGATAGGGTAATGGGTTCATCCATAACTATTTCTTGAATTGATCCATCGGAGCGTGTTTCCAGTTTTTTAGCTGAATAAGCTATTTTCAATTCGAACGCTCCACTGCTTAGCAAATCCGTAGTTACTCCTTTGATTTTGATTTCGTAATGCACCACCTTTTCAAACCAATCTTCGATCAACAAAATTTCGGCTGGACTGCTGATCGCTTTTAATCCTCCCAAAAAATCCTGAACATGTACGTTGGGAAGTGGATTGTTTCGGTTTTCCTCCACCATTTTTCGGATGACCGACTTGAGTTTTTCAGGGCCAATCAATTCTTCAATAGCCAATAAACCCAGAATACTTTTTCCATAGGCAAGGTAATGTTGGCTTTGCATTTTGGCGAGCGGAGGCTCAGCTTCCGAGGCGAATGCCCTACCCCGGAAATAGGTCCGGTTGGCATTGTCCGTCAAATGCCAAAGAGCCGCTTTTCCCCGCTCTTTCTCCATCACCAGGGCCTCGGCATATTTGGCAAATCCCTCAACAAAAAGTGTGGCCCCAGGAATGTTCCTGGGTGCCAATAGATGCCCAAACCATTGGTGTGCCACTTCATGAATGACCCGCTTATGCCGTAAATCAAATTGAAATTGTGGTTCGGGTTTTACCAGAAAATAATTATCCTCCACCATGCTGATCATTCCCGGATGCGCAAAGCCTCCAAATCCCCAGTAGGAAGGAACTTCTACGATTTTCAACTCCCCATCGGGATAATCGCCAAAAGTGCCAGAAAGCATTTCCAGGCTGGTTTTCATGATGGCCAGTGTCTCGGTAGAAGCGAATGCATGTGCCGGAAGTGAATATACTTTTAGAAGCTTTCCTCCCGATCTCAAACTGGCTACATGATAATTTCCCGAGAAAAAGGCCGGCACGGGCATCATTTTCTTGGCACTTTTATACTTGAAAATGGTACGGTTTCCTTCGGTCTTTTGGTCTATCAAATCCCCTGAAGTCAACACAATCTGCGGGAATGCTGTACTGATCTCTGCTTCAAAATCAACTTTCATCAAACTATGTTCCAACCTTAGCTCATGTTCGGGAGAACTGAAACTGTCAGGCTTTAACGGTAAACCGCGCCTTTTCCTTTCCTGGTTGTCACTTATTTCCCGGGCTTTGGAATAGCCAAAATAGGGGGAGAAATCCCTGAAATTAAGGTAGCTTCCATCCTTGATGATTGAGGGATTGGTGGAAAATAGGGAAGGATTGGTCTGGATTTCAAAAGAGAATCCAATCTCCTCCCCGGGAAGGATCGGGAGTTCAAACACTACCTGATAAACTCCGGACTCTTCTTCTTTTATGATTTCAGCTGCATTTTGTAGGCTTAACTTCTTCAATTCCTGCTTTTCGGTAAGTAGCATTTTGCTGATGGGACTACCGCTGTTGTTCTTCATAGTACCTTCCACCACAGCATGATAGGTTCCTCTTGAGGGGAAAAGAGCAAGGTTCATTTTCAAAGCAGAATAGTTCAAAACGGCATCTTTTTCGAACTTCTTATAATTCAGTTCGTAGCGTTGTTTTGCATCTAGGATGCCTTGTCTGCTTTGATAGTCCTCTACATAATTGATTTGATAAAAGCAGAAGCAAGCCAATGCAATAAATCCTGTGAAAGAAGCTAAGCCGGCTCTAATGGATTTGTTCCATTTAAATTTTTCTGCTATCCGATGGAGTGATCCCCTCCAATTGCTTATCGAAAATAAAATCACACTACAGGCAAGAAATGTCCAAAGTAAAGCAAGAATCCGGAAGCCAACCGGGTTCATCCCCCATCCTGCCTGCTGACTGTAGTTCAATGGAGGTAGGTCTCCAATTTTAAGTAAAGGATGGTCAAGCCCCAACGCTGTTCCGAGCGGACCGGCAAACAATGCGAAACCGATGGCTGAGATCCCCATTCCTAGGTAATTGCTTTTACTAAAATTATGAATAAGGAGAAATAGTGCCGCATAGAAGAATAGCGGAAATCCCGGGTAAGCAAAGAGGCTGAAAAGTGCCAAACTATCCATGCTGAGATACCCCTGGGCCAGTTGAAAACATAAAGCAATTACCACTGTCACCCCAATAATCAGGACAGTCATACTTATCAGTGACAGAAGTTTGGAGAGGAAGAAATAGGTGTTTGGGGTAGGAGTTGCCCCTAGGATTTCATGAAACTTCATGGATTTCGCTCTCCATACCAGTTCCCCTGAGAAAAATACCAGCAATAAAATACCGAATAGATACATAGGTTGCTGCACTTGCTCCAACAGCAGCTGACTGGCAGGGAAATAGCTTTCATCGTATGCCCCACCGGCATAGATTTTAGAATAGATCTCGGTAATGGCAAGTACAGACCAAGTTCCCATCACTGCCCAAAAAGCAGTACTTTTTAGAATGAAGCGTAGGTTTTGTCTGAGTAGGGAGAGCAAGATTGTCCTATAATGGTTGAGGCAAATATCAACCCGTATTGGGGATGAGAGAGGATTTGGTGCGGACTTAGCTCTTGCACTAGTGGATTGCCCCTTCTTTTTTCCATGGGGCTGATGAGTAGCTCTGAAGGAAAATTTAAAATAGGAAAGCGCAAGAAGCAGTCCACTGATACTCATCCACAGTATCCTGTTCCAACCCAATAAACTTAAGAAGGAGATAGGTTGTCGGTTTTTTTGAAAGGGTGTCCAAAGGTTCGTCTGCTCAAAAAAGGCCGAAAGACCGAAAGGATCTGCAAGGGCCGCGATAACCAGATCATCACTTGTTACCGGAGTAGCATTGGCCAGCAATGGTGAATTCAAAAATAGGGCACTGATGAAATAGAGTGCATAGATCAACACAGCCATAGCGTAGGTTGCCAGGGAGTTTTTGGTAAGCAGGCAAATTGCGAAAAGAAGCACGGTACAGACAGTCACCGATGGGATCAAAAGCATCCATGCTACCGGGATACTGTCTCTCAGGTAAAAGGCTGTAATTCTGTCCGGATCCAGATCAGAAAAGGCAATTCCCAGATGGAAGCCAGGTATCGCAATCAACAAGACAGGAATTCCTATTAACCAAGCTCCCAGAAACCGGCTGAAAAAGAAGGCCGGTTTGGACAGAGGAGTGGAAAAGATAAGTGCTTCCATCCCAAATTTACTGTCTCTCTGTACTGCGGAGACGACGAAAAACATGATGGAGAATACTGCACCTAGGCTTATCAATCCCATCTTCAAAAACAACTCATATTCCGAGTTGTAATTCACGCCGGCCGGAGTAGCCCCTTGGCTTCCCATGAGGAATGCAAATCCAAAGTAGCCTAATGCAAAAATGTAAACAGCCTTGGTTTTGAGCTGGTAACCAAGTTCAAACCGGAGTAAGGAGAAAAAACTTGAGCCTTTCATTTGTTGGAAGTGTGAAGGGTGGAAAAATAGAAATCCTCTAAACTGGGTGTGATGGGTTCAAACCTCTCCCCCGGCAATTCATCTGCTTTTACATGAATGAGGGTTTCTCCGGCAATGAGTTTGGAAGAGATGATATTCAGCTGTCGGTGGTATTGAGCCAACTCCGGTTTGGAAACTTTTTTAGACCAGACTTTCCCTTCCAAACTTGCTGTGAGCAAGGCAGGATTTCCCTGAATTAGAATTTTTCCCTGATTCATAATAGCCATTTTCGGACAGAGCTCCAGGACATCATCCACCAGATGTGTGGACAGAATCACGATTACATTTTCACCGATTTCACTGAGGAGATTTAAGAAGCGGTTTCTCTCTTCAGGATCCAGACCCGCGGTGGGTTCGTCCACGATAATTAGCCGGGGATTTCCAAGTAGGGCTTGAGCTATCCCAAATCGCTGCTTCATTCCTCCCGAATAGGAAAAAACGGCCTTTTTACGATGTTCATGGAGATTGGTCTGCCGGAGTAAAAAATCAATTTGTTCTTTTCGCTGAATTGAATTGGTAATTCCTTTTAGGATGGCGATGTGATCGAGCAATTCAAGTGCTGAGACTTTGGGATACACCCCAAACTCCTGAGGGAGATAGCCTAGCGCAGACCTGATTTTCTCAGGTTGATCGTGCGCATTGTATCCGTTGAAAAGAATTTTTCCGGATTCTGTGGCTTGAAGCATGGCCAGGATTCTCATCAGACTGGATTTGCCTGCGCCGTTTGGCCCTAAAAGACCAAACATTCCATTTTCGAGAGTGAGGGATATACCATCCAACGCCTTTACGCCATTTGGATAGGTTTTGCTGAGATTGCTGATTTCAAGAGTGTTCTTCATAGCCTTTTATTTCCGGATTGACGAAGCTTGCCTATTTGCCCGGACTGGAATAATTAAGATGTCCAATTGCCCAGAATTGGGGACGAACTTGGGGAAATTCAGGGTATTGGGGTACGTCAGGCTTTTGAGACGTTCGTCATGGATTTCGATGTGTTGGTCATCTTTGTTTTATTCAAAAGTCCGGGAAATTATCTTAGAAGGATGTTTCCAAAATCAGCATTAATCAAAGCCTTGGCATGGGGGCTGGGGATTACCCTGAGCGTTACCTTCCTTCTCCATAGAATGGGAGTTATCCTGATCGATTTCAAGGCATATGTTGAAAACATCTTGATTCTGGGATCCTGGTGGATGCTGACCAGTCTTGTGTTCTACTATAGCAAGAAAGTGAGACTTCAAAAACGGAGTTTGCGCTGGATTTTTTTTCTGGCACTTTTCCTTTCCGGCACGTTGATTTTAGATCAATGGTTTGCTATTCCGGATAATCCGGTCTCGATCTTTTTGCTTATTGTGTTTTGGATGGGGATAGCCAGGTTCGTAGCACCGGCATTTTTTAGAAAATACCAAGTCGCCCTTATGGTGACTTACGGGCTCATTTGGCTGGTATTTTCCATACTTCGGCTAAATGAACGTTACCTTAGGGAACACCACGAAGTGGCTGTTTTTCTCTTGTTGGTTCCGATTCCATTTTTCTTGCTGCTCTGGGTTTTTGAGCAATGGAAAAAAATGAAAGAATTGGAAGTTCAGAACCATGCGGCGGAACTGGCCATGCTGAAAAATCAGATCAATCCGCATTTCTTGTTCAATACCCTAAACAACCTGTATGGACTCTGTGTGGAAAAATCAGATGCTGCTCCGGAGGTCGTTTTGATGCTTTCGGATATGATGCGATACACGATCTATGAGGGAAAGGAAAACGAGGTCTTCTTAAGCAAGGAGGTCAATTATCTGGAGAGCTTTTTGGAGTTGCACAAATTGCGACACCGAAGTATGCCGGAGATAGAGTTTAAAATTGATGTGGCCAACGGGTTGAAAATTGCCCCTTTGCTCTTTATTGTGCCCGTTGAGAATGCTTTCAAACATGGGGTGGAAAAGCTTACCCAGGATGCATTTGTTAGAATTGCTTTGAAAGCAGATCAAAAAAAACTAAGGTTTCGGGTGGAGAACAACTACGATTTGGAAACAGAAATACGGGGGCAGGGAATTGGTTTGGACAACTTGAAAAGAAGGCTGGAACTGACCTATCCAGGCCAACATTCCTTGCAAATCACTCAAAAGAACGGTATCTATACTTTGGTATTGGAAATCCTATGGAGTTAAACTATGTCATAGTGGATGATGAGCCCATTGCGCATCGGATTATAGAGGGCTATTGCGAGAATTTTTCCTTTTTGTCAAAAGTGGGGAATTTCTATAATGGCTTTGAAGCACTTGGGTTTTTTAGAACGGCGAAGGCTGATCTGATTTTTTTGGATATCAATATGCCGAAGCTCTCGGGTTTTGAGATGCTCAGATCCCTGACAAATCCTCCCAAAGTCATCGTCACTTCCGCACACAGGGAGTTTGCGCTGCAGGGCTATGAACTGGACATTTCAGATTACCTGCTCAAACCATTTGGCTTGGATAGATTTATCAAGGCGATAAATAAAGTGGCTGTCAGTAAACCTGAAGGATTACAGCATGAAGTTGAGCCGGAAAGAATCTTTCTCAAATCGGATAAGAGACATGTACAGTTGGAACTGCACAAAGTGTTATATGTAGAAGCTCTGGGTAATTACTGCAAAGTGTTTCATCAAGACGGGATGGTAATCTGCCCTGAGAAAATCTCAGAGCTGGAAGGTAAACTGGGGAAGGGCCACTTTCTAAGAGTTCATAAGTCCTATATAGTCAACACGGCTAAAATTGAAGCTGTAGAAGGTAATCGGATCAAAATAAAGGGAGCTGAAATTCCCGTCGGCCAAACTTATAAAGGGGAGATAAATAGATTGTTGGGATAGAAGGGAGACCATAGGAGGCCTACCCAATTTATTCAATCAGATCCGAAACCCCACCTTTAATTTTCGGTTCTCTGTCACTTCCCGACTGCTTTGTGCCCTTTCGGACCATGTCTTCCGGCGATTTCATCCTGCAGCGATTCAATGAAACGGGTAGGGCACAGTTCAGGTTTGATGAAATAGAAAGCGGTAAAAAGGGCACTAAAAACCGGGAATTCTACCGGATAAGGTAATGGTGCGTTCTACATAGACATCGGACGGGAAATCTATTCCGTGAAGCTGTGATCATGCTTCAGTATGTCACAGGCCAGGCAACGGGATTTGATAACCGACTCAGGGTTTCCCGGCAAACTCCAAGGTAGGAAGCAATCATTGCTTTGGGAACGTGTTGTATTAAACCGGGATGTTCGGATATCAGTTTATTTCCTACTCATCTCAGTTAGGTTTTTAGGAAAGAAGTAGGGCTATTCATTGATAAACTCACCCCTGTCAATGACTAGCCTGTTGCCCCATTCGGTGATTGCCTCCAGAATCGGGACAAAACTTTTTCCCATTTCAGTCAGACTATAAACGACTTTAATGGGAGGCTTTTTGCCATATACCTTTCTTGATACCAATCCGTCTTTTTCCAATTGTTTGAGCTGTAAACTTAAGGTCATTTCTGTTACAGAAGGCATTTCCTTCCGAAGTTCGCTGTATCTTTTGGCTCCGTCTTTTAGATGATACAGGATTACCGCCTTCCATTTTCCTCCCACCAAATCCATAGTTAGGCTTACCGTACATGGATAAGTTTTTTGGCTTAGTCTCACATGATCACTTAGACATTCGGTTTTCATCGTTCACTGATATTAACCTATCGAAAAGGATAGTTATTGTAAAAGTAAAGTGCCGGGAATAGTTTTGCAACTATAATAATTATAGTATGACTTTAATCATTCTGGCACATCCGGCTTTCGAGAAGTCAATTGCCAACAAAACAATCATTGAGGAGTTGCAGCGCAGTAAACTTGACTTGGAGATCAGGAATTTGCATGAGTTGTACCCTGATTTTAAAATTGATCCAAAAGCAGAACAAGAGTTTTTAGTGAGGCATGATACGGTGTTGTTCCAATATCCGTTTTATTGGTATAACATGCCGGCTATTTTGAAGCAATGGTTTGATGTGGTATTTGAGCATCAGTTTGCTTTCGGTTCAAAAGGGGATAAACTGAAAGGGAAAAATTTCTTGGCGAGTTTTACCGTAGGGGGTAAAGAAAAAGATTATACGCTCTTGGAAAAGCATCATTTTAGGGTGCATGAATTTTGCAAGAATCTGGAACAGACCTCTTATTTTGCCCAAATGAACTTCATAGATCCTGTTTATTCTTTCAGAACCTCGCAGGCTGATGGTTACACCCATGAAGAGATAAAAAGTACGGCAAAAGCCCATGCGGAGAAACTGATTAATCAATTGGGCGAAATTTGAATTTTATAAATTAATGGGCATGAAATTTCAACCATGATAGACCTGGACATGACTAACATAATAACTAATCCAAATTGCGGAAACTCACCAAAAATGGCATTCTTACAAGAGTTTAAAACTGCCTGCGTGAAAGAAGATCTGGAGTTCCTGACTGAAAGCGTAACAGATGAAATTGTCTGGAATATAGTAGGTGACAAGAAAGCAGAGGGCAAGGGGAATTTTATTCATGAACTGAAGAAAAGAACATCAGCAAATGTTGATGAACTTGTTATTGATCAGGTATTGTCACATGGTAAAGGGGGAGCAATCAATGGCAAAATCACTGGGAAGAATGGTAAATCAGTTGCGTTTGCTGAGTTTTTCATATTTAATGGAGCCAAAGGAGCAAAAATTAAATCCATCACGACCTACTTGGTAGAATTATAGACCTTTTTTTCGGATGTAGATGGATAGAATTTCATAATACCGTACCTAAATCGTAATTAAATCTTTGAGATCATTTTGGAAGTCATTTTTGGGCCATCTGATAAAAAAACATTCCCGGAACCGACTTCTCTTTCAAATACTGCCAATTCTTGGTTTTCAAATTTCGGATAAAAATGAGTTGAGAGATTCTTTAGTCATGAAAGGCTGCAGGAATACAGCGGTAGGTTTTGGGAATGACACCACAAAAATGACAATGCCCGGTTGCTATAGAAAAGAAAGTTTTTATTGGTCTTTAGGAAGGAAATATCAGTCAGCAAAGGATATACGTTCCGTCATTGGTAATGAGAACTGACCTTGATTTTTGGTTCCATACTTGAGATTTGAGAGCATTTGACAAAGATTTTCCCGTAACCATCTGCAGGATTATTTAATGTTTTGATAAACGGTTTAAATTCTCCCATCCCATTTAAAATTCTAGAATTGTAGCATATTCAGCACTAAACCGTGAAAAACCTACAAGACGGCATTTTGATCGAAATGATCAAACAATCCAACCATCTAGCATTTCATGAATTTTATCAGAGGCATTGGGAACATCTTTTTTTAAAAGCTTTTTCCATCTTGCAGGACTCCTCTATTTCTGAGGATATTGTTCAGGATGTATTTTTGGAAATCTGGAACAGGAGAACGGACTTGAATATTGAAAAACCAAGCCAGTATCTTTTCACATGCGTCAAACATGCCGTGTTCAAGGTGCTTCAAAAAGAGAAGCTAAAGGAGAGACATCTTAATGCATTGAATTCCATTGATTTGCTTGTCCAGGCTGAAGCCAGTATGGATACCCGGGAGATCGAACAGGCAATACTCAACCATTTGGACCGTCTTCCCGAACGCTGCAAGGAAATCTTTGTGATGAGTAGGTTCGAAAACATGAGCAACCCGGAAATTGCATTAAAATTGGGTATTAACACCAAGACTGTAGAGAATCAAATTTATAGGGCATTGAAGTCACTGAAAACGTTGATGCCACAATTGCTGGCCGTTTACTTCCTGTTAATTTTTGAAGACCTTCCCATTAAAGAATTCGGGTCAATTTTAACGTTGTGTTAATTCCGCTCAGAATGGATTTTTTGCGTGGGTGATTTGCCTGCCAAGATGCTCTCTAAGGTATAACCACCAAAATGGGCATGGATCCAAAGAACCCTTTTTACAGCTATCTCAACAATTCACTTTCTGAGAAGGAGAAAAACCGGCTCGACGTTTTTTTTGAAAGGGAGTCACTTCGCATCAAGGAGTGGGATCCGGAGTCTATGGGCAATAAGGATGCAGTATCGGATAAAATTTGGGGCAGGATCCTGAAAAACGGGAAAATCGAACAAAAAGCCACCCACTTACGAACAATCCCTCTGGAATTTGCGGCTGTGGTACTTCTCTTGATTTTTGCAGGCCTCTATATTTTGATCGACCGATCGGACAGTCGCGGCCGGAGCCAGGAGATATGGAAGGAGTATCACACCGTCGCCGGCCAAAGGTCAACTATTACTCTTCCCGACGGTAGTACCGTTATCTTAAATTCGGCCAGCATGCTATCGCATCCGAGGGACTTTCAGGGTTCTACACGCCGTGTGAAATTGGAAGGCGAGGCATTCTTTGAGATTTCACATGACAAGGACAGGCCGTTTATTGTCGTCAGCGGGCAGTTTGTTACACAGGTATTAGGAACTGAATTCAATGTCAAGTCCTATCCGGATGAACGCGCATCCGTATCCGTGAAGTCGGGTAAAGTTTTGGTCCAGCAGGGCGGCAAAGCCATAGAAAGCGGACTCAATGAAGTGATTCTGTATCCAAACGAATCCGCCTACATTGATGCCAATGATGGGGGCCTTACGAAAGATAAGGCTGATCTTAAAGAGGATTTGGCCTGGATAAGCGGTGAGATCTATCTGAATGAAATGTCCCTTGACGACCTCTCCAAAATCTTGGAACGGACCTATGCGGTAAAAGTCGGTTTTCAAATCCCCGAATTGAAACAATGCCGAATTTCCGGGAAACTGGGAAGAATGAATATCTCACAGATTATGGAAGTAATCAGCAATACCATGGGATTGGACTACACGATGAGCAATCGGAGAATTTCCATCACAGGCAAAGCATGTAAAACAAGCAGTAAACCGGAAGCCTATGTAAATCAGTAAAAGCGGGATAAAATCCGAGTGTGTTGGCGCACACCCGGATTATGGATTTTGGAAAATCCAAGTTCTAAATGCAAACATTTAAAAGCAATCAAAAATATGACATTATTTACAAAACTCACAACTAAGATAATTTTACTTTGTTGCCTTCCCCTGATATTGGGTATGGGCTACAGTCAGTCTTTTGCACAAAACAACGCCGGTGCCGGTAATCTATTGGACCGGACCATATCGCTCCGGTCAGGCACTGAGCCCTTGGAAAATATTATCAGTCAACTGACTGAGCAGTTGGCAATTGGTTTTTCTTACGACAACTCTTTAAAATCAAAACTGCAACAACCCATCACACTAGGCTCAGGGCAACGGCCTGTAAAAGCCCTGTTAGATGAAGTCCTTATTCCCAATGGCCTCTCCTTCCGGGTAATTTCAAACCAGCTGGTAATTACCGAATCCAAGCTGCCATCGGCCAAAGTCCTGAAAGGGAGTATTTCGGGGTACTTGATCGGAATGCCTGAAAATATCCCTTTGGGATTTGTTGTGGTAAGTCTCCCGCAACAGAAAAAAACTGTATTGTCTAAAGAAGATGGCAGTTTCTATTTTGGAGACTTGGAAGAGGGTGAGGTGACTATTCAGGTGTCCTGTATGGGATACGAGTCGGTAACTGTGAAAACCGGAGTAAATGCCGGGGAAAATCCTCCAATCAGGATTCAATTGGATTCCAAGATGAATGAGTTAGAGGGAGTAACCATTTCCGGAATCAGATTGGGAGAGGTCAAGGCATTGAGCCAAATGCAGAATGCGGAAAATATAAAATATGTGATGTCACAGGAACAGATAGAGCGTTTTCCCGACCTTACGGTGGGAGAGTCATTGCAGCGGGTTCCGGGCGTAGCCGTGGGATATAGCTATGGTATTCCAAGAGATGTTATTATCAGGGGATTGGGACAAGGCTTGAGCAGTGTGACCATGAATGGCAACAGACTTCCATCTACCGGTGCGGGAAGTAGGACAACGGACCTCAACGGTATATTGGCCAATTCAATAGAAAGTATAGAGGTCATAAAAACCCTAACCCCTGACAGAGATGCCGATGGCACAGGAGGGGCAGTGAATATCGTAACCAAATCTCCCAAAATCAATGAAAGGATGGTTGATGCCAAGGTGTCAGGCGGATATAACGGGCTTCTTGGAAAAGGAACGTATGATTTGGGATTGACCTACGGAGAAAGGAAAAACAAG contains:
- a CDS encoding sensor histidine kinase — its product is MPRIGDELGEIQGIGVRQAFETFVMDFDVLVIFVLFKSPGNYLRRMFPKSALIKALAWGLGITLSVTFLLHRMGVILIDFKAYVENILILGSWWMLTSLVFYYSKKVRLQKRSLRWIFFLALFLSGTLILDQWFAIPDNPVSIFLLIVFWMGIARFVAPAFFRKYQVALMVTYGLIWLVFSILRLNERYLREHHEVAVFLLLVPIPFFLLLWVFEQWKKMKELEVQNHAAELAMLKNQINPHFLFNTLNNLYGLCVEKSDAAPEVVLMLSDMMRYTIYEGKENEVFLSKEVNYLESFLELHKLRHRSMPEIEFKIDVANGLKIAPLLFIVPVENAFKHGVEKLTQDAFVRIALKADQKKLRFRVENNYDLETEIRGQGIGLDNLKRRLELTYPGQHSLQITQKNGIYTLVLEILWS
- a CDS encoding nuclear transport factor 2 family protein — encoded protein: MAFLQEFKTACVKEDLEFLTESVTDEIVWNIVGDKKAEGKGNFIHELKKRTSANVDELVIDQVLSHGKGGAINGKITGKNGKSVAFAEFFIFNGAKGAKIKSITTYLVEL
- a CDS encoding FecR family protein, giving the protein MDPKNPFYSYLNNSLSEKEKNRLDVFFERESLRIKEWDPESMGNKDAVSDKIWGRILKNGKIEQKATHLRTIPLEFAAVVLLLIFAGLYILIDRSDSRGRSQEIWKEYHTVAGQRSTITLPDGSTVILNSASMLSHPRDFQGSTRRVKLEGEAFFEISHDKDRPFIVVSGQFVTQVLGTEFNVKSYPDERASVSVKSGKVLVQQGGKAIESGLNEVILYPNESAYIDANDGGLTKDKADLKEDLAWISGEIYLNEMSLDDLSKILERTYAVKVGFQIPELKQCRISGKLGRMNISQIMEVISNTMGLDYTMSNRRISITGKACKTSSKPEAYVNQ
- a CDS encoding ABC transporter ATP-binding protein, producing the protein MKNTLEISNLSKTYPNGVKALDGISLTLENGMFGLLGPNGAGKSSLMRILAMLQATESGKILFNGYNAHDQPEKIRSALGYLPQEFGVYPKVSALELLDHIAILKGITNSIQRKEQIDFLLRQTNLHEHRKKAVFSYSGGMKQRFGIAQALLGNPRLIIVDEPTAGLDPEERNRFLNLLSEIGENVIVILSTHLVDDVLELCPKMAIMNQGKILIQGNPALLTASLEGKVWSKKVSKPELAQYHRQLNIISSKLIAGETLIHVKADELPGERFEPITPSLEDFYFSTLHTSNK
- a CDS encoding M1 family aminopeptidase, whose protein sequence is MKGSSFFSLLRFELGYQLKTKAVYIFALGYFGFAFLMGSQGATPAGVNYNSEYELFLKMGLISLGAVFSIMFFVVSAVQRDSKFGMEALIFSTPLSKPAFFFSRFLGAWLIGIPVLLIAIPGFHLGIAFSDLDPDRITAFYLRDSIPVAWMLLIPSVTVCTVLLFAICLLTKNSLATYAMAVLIYALYFISALFLNSPLLANATPVTSDDLVIAALADPFGLSAFFEQTNLWTPFQKNRQPISFLSLLGWNRILWMSISGLLLALSYFKFSFRATHQPHGKKKGQSTSARAKSAPNPLSSPIRVDICLNHYRTILLSLLRQNLRFILKSTAFWAVMGTWSVLAITEIYSKIYAGGAYDESYFPASQLLLEQVQQPMYLFGILLLVFFSGELVWRAKSMKFHEILGATPTPNTYFFLSKLLSLISMTVLIIGVTVVIALCFQLAQGYLSMDSLALFSLFAYPGFPLFFYAALFLLIHNFSKSNYLGMGISAIGFALFAGPLGTALGLDHPLLKIGDLPPLNYSQQAGWGMNPVGFRILALLWTFLACSVILFSISNWRGSLHRIAEKFKWNKSIRAGLASFTGFIALACFCFYQINYVEDYQSRQGILDAKQRYELNYKKFEKDAVLNYSALKMNLALFPSRGTYHAVVEGTMKNNSGSPISKMLLTEKQELKKLSLQNAAEIIKEEESGVYQVVFELPILPGEEIGFSFEIQTNPSLFSTNPSIIKDGSYLNFRDFSPYFGYSKAREISDNQERKRRGLPLKPDSFSSPEHELRLEHSLMKVDFEAEISTAFPQIVLTSGDLIDQKTEGNRTIFKYKSAKKMMPVPAFFSGNYHVASLRSGGKLLKVYSLPAHAFASTETLAIMKTSLEMLSGTFGDYPDGELKIVEVPSYWGFGGFAHPGMISMVEDNYFLVKPEPQFQFDLRHKRVIHEVAHQWFGHLLAPRNIPGATLFVEGFAKYAEALVMEKERGKAALWHLTDNANRTYFRGRAFASEAEPPLAKMQSQHYLAYGKSILGLLAIEELIGPEKLKSVIRKMVEENRNNPLPNVHVQDFLGGLKAISSPAEILLIEDWFEKVVHYEIKIKGVTTDLLSSGAFELKIAYSAKKLETRSDGSIQEIVMDEPITLSLLSAHPQEITSGSEIIASRLYTLHSGDGELTVVSKVKPRWIGIDPWGTRPDANRRDNFYRID
- a CDS encoding LytTR family DNA-binding domain-containing protein — translated: MELNYVIVDDEPIAHRIIEGYCENFSFLSKVGNFYNGFEALGFFRTAKADLIFLDINMPKLSGFEMLRSLTNPPKVIVTSAHREFALQGYELDISDYLLKPFGLDRFIKAINKVAVSKPEGLQHEVEPERIFLKSDKRHVQLELHKVLYVEALGNYCKVFHQDGMVICPEKISELEGKLGKGHFLRVHKSYIVNTAKIEAVEGNRIKIKGAEIPVGQTYKGEINRLLG
- a CDS encoding helix-turn-helix domain-containing protein, with amino-acid sequence MKTECLSDHVRLSQKTYPCTVSLTMDLVGGKWKAVILYHLKDGAKRYSELRKEMPSVTEMTLSLQLKQLEKDGLVSRKVYGKKPPIKVVYSLTEMGKSFVPILEAITEWGNRLVIDRGEFINE
- a CDS encoding NAD(P)H-dependent oxidoreductase encodes the protein MTLIILAHPAFEKSIANKTIIEELQRSKLDLEIRNLHELYPDFKIDPKAEQEFLVRHDTVLFQYPFYWYNMPAILKQWFDVVFEHQFAFGSKGDKLKGKNFLASFTVGGKEKDYTLLEKHHFRVHEFCKNLEQTSYFAQMNFIDPVYSFRTSQADGYTHEEIKSTAKAHAEKLINQLGEI
- a CDS encoding RNA polymerase sigma factor yields the protein MKNLQDGILIEMIKQSNHLAFHEFYQRHWEHLFLKAFSILQDSSISEDIVQDVFLEIWNRRTDLNIEKPSQYLFTCVKHAVFKVLQKEKLKERHLNALNSIDLLVQAEASMDTREIEQAILNHLDRLPERCKEIFVMSRFENMSNPEIALKLGINTKTVENQIYRALKSLKTLMPQLLAVYFLLIFEDLPIKEFGSILTLC